In Dehalococcoidia bacterium, the following proteins share a genomic window:
- a CDS encoding hydrogenase maturation protease: MTKETGQQATLILGLGNVLMGDEGFGVHVVRRLKGIDLPGNIRVVEGGVGGFGLLNHLDGVERLLIIDAMMTDSLPGELLIVKPGPNLTEPSKRVLSFHQIGALELVAMGQLLGYEPQTSFMVTRPERIEMGMELSPSVEKAVGRAARLIEEMCRGDFAMLERSENSCTL, from the coding sequence ATGACGAAAGAGACCGGTCAGCAAGCAACTCTGATATTAGGGTTGGGCAATGTGCTCATGGGCGACGAAGGCTTTGGCGTCCATGTTGTTCGCCGATTGAAGGGGATTGATCTGCCCGGCAATATCAGGGTCGTGGAGGGAGGTGTAGGTGGCTTTGGACTGCTGAATCACCTCGATGGTGTTGAAAGGCTGCTCATAATCGATGCGATGATGACCGATTCACTCCCCGGGGAACTGCTGATCGTCAAGCCGGGCCCAAATCTGACAGAACCTTCAAAAAGGGTCCTTTCCTTTCATCAAATCGGAGCGCTGGAACTGGTGGCGATGGGTCAGTTGCTCGGCTATGAACCGCAGACTTCATTCATGGTTACCCGGCCGGAACGAATAGAGATGGGCATGGAATTATCGCCGTCTGTGGAGAAAGCGGTCGGTCGTGCAGCCAGGCTGATAGAGGAAATGTGCCGGGGCGATTTTGCCATGCTGGAAAGGAGTGAAAATTCATGCACACTGTAA
- a CDS encoding CBS domain-containing protein, with protein MFIRQCMRTPVITTTPNTPIHMAQTMMRDNRIHHLPVVDGNGKLIGMLTDARLRESIASLGSSQSGRHSGDSISTTTVQKVMASDVVTILPDAYVSQAASVGRKHRVGALPVVDGSGKMIGIITTTDLIRLFEEIMRPREHGANLYFESETKQEDLPDIIQVLNSHHARIVTLMTVPPGREVEKLFAVHVEASDLAAIGDALRKQGYKFNLVPDKL; from the coding sequence ATGTTTATACGCCAGTGCATGCGAACACCAGTGATTACCACCACTCCCAATACTCCGATCCATATGGCACAGACAATGATGCGGGATAATCGCATACACCATTTGCCGGTGGTAGATGGAAACGGGAAACTGATCGGAATGCTGACCGATGCGCGGCTGAGGGAGTCAATCGCCTCTCTCGGATCGTCTCAATCTGGCAGGCATTCCGGCGACTCGATCTCGACTACAACGGTGCAGAAAGTCATGGCCAGCGACGTCGTCACCATTTTGCCAGATGCCTATGTGAGTCAGGCTGCATCAGTCGGCCGCAAACATCGCGTTGGAGCCCTGCCGGTGGTTGATGGGAGCGGGAAAATGATCGGCATCATCACCACAACGGACCTCATCCGGCTTTTCGAGGAAATCATGCGCCCCAGGGAACACGGTGCCAATCTGTATTTCGAGAGCGAGACCAAACAGGAGGACCTGCCTGATATCATCCAAGTCCTCAACAGTCATCATGCCAGGATCGTCACTCTGATGACCGTCCCCCCGGGGAGGGAAGTCGAGAAACTATTTGCCGTTCACGTCGAGGCCAGCGATCTGGCTGCCATCGGTGACGCATTGCGTAAACAGGGGTACAAGTTCAACCTGGTGCCGGACAAATTGTGA
- a CDS encoding nickel-dependent hydrogenase large subunit: MTRIVIDPLTRIEGHLKIEVEVENGKVVDAWSAGMMARGWEVLLKDRDPRDAPYLSSRVCGVCEGVHTVASAQALDHAFGAEIPEAGRIMRNLFCSGLYMHDHFIHFYVLSALDYLDIMAVASYNGSDPGLRALRDKIAALAKNKDTSPFTPRYKLDEFCVTDPETVTTLVSHYVKAVEMKAKSSKMLNIICGIQPNPATIMAGGCTATPSVEELREFRTLWEEQLDFVENVYLKDVIAVGTGPLLPLALNGFGGDMNPDYHGNYMCYPMFPQDNPASEADYSFGGSNHLVKGGVIFNTQLNATGAVDYGKITESVTTSWYDYPAGVDNLHPSEGLTKFNPNKPGAYSFIKAPRYDGQPMEVGPLARGLVNQFPELMDLINAGAKPGAIARHFCRAIESRDVGRAGLAWIDRLIELASKGPIVGMNDKKVPRSARGMGVWDAPRGALGHWIEIEDHRIKNYQLVVPSTWNASPRDEKSVRGTYEQALIGTPVPDVDNPINLVRIIRSFDPCLACAIHLIDPETNDIKVYKVA; this comes from the coding sequence ATGACACGTATTGTCATTGACCCTTTGACGCGCATCGAAGGCCACCTCAAGATTGAAGTGGAGGTGGAGAACGGGAAAGTCGTTGACGCCTGGTCTGCCGGAATGATGGCTCGAGGCTGGGAAGTGTTGCTCAAGGATCGAGACCCCAGGGATGCGCCCTACCTCAGCAGCCGTGTCTGTGGAGTGTGTGAAGGCGTACATACGGTGGCTTCGGCTCAGGCTCTTGATCATGCCTTTGGCGCCGAAATCCCTGAGGCAGGCCGGATCATGCGCAACCTTTTCTGCTCCGGCCTCTACATGCACGATCACTTCATTCATTTCTATGTCCTCTCGGCGCTGGACTATCTGGATATCATGGCAGTGGCCAGTTATAACGGGAGCGATCCCGGTTTGAGAGCGCTGCGAGACAAGATCGCGGCGTTAGCCAAGAACAAGGACACCTCTCCTTTCACACCCCGATACAAACTGGATGAGTTTTGCGTCACCGATCCCGAAACAGTTACCACGCTGGTGTCACATTATGTCAAGGCTGTGGAAATGAAGGCCAAATCCTCCAAGATGCTCAATATCATTTGCGGCATCCAGCCGAACCCGGCCACCATCATGGCGGGCGGTTGCACGGCAACCCCTTCAGTCGAGGAACTTCGGGAATTCCGGACTCTATGGGAAGAGCAGCTGGATTTCGTCGAGAATGTCTATCTCAAAGACGTGATCGCTGTGGGCACGGGGCCACTGTTGCCGCTGGCGCTGAATGGATTCGGCGGAGATATGAATCCAGACTATCACGGCAACTATATGTGCTACCCGATGTTCCCGCAGGATAACCCGGCCAGTGAAGCCGATTATTCTTTCGGCGGCAGCAACCATCTGGTCAAAGGCGGGGTCATCTTTAATACTCAGTTGAATGCGACGGGGGCAGTGGATTACGGGAAAATCACAGAGTCGGTAACAACCTCCTGGTATGATTATCCGGCGGGAGTGGATAATCTCCATCCGAGCGAAGGCCTAACCAAATTCAACCCCAACAAGCCAGGTGCTTATTCGTTTATCAAAGCGCCTCGGTATGATGGACAACCGATGGAGGTTGGCCCACTAGCCCGTGGTTTGGTCAATCAATTCCCAGAGCTAATGGATTTAATCAACGCCGGTGCCAAGCCGGGAGCGATAGCTCGCCATTTCTGTCGAGCTATCGAGTCTAGAGATGTGGGAAGGGCTGGGCTGGCCTGGATCGATCGCCTGATTGAGCTGGCTTCCAAGGGCCCAATCGTCGGTATGAATGACAAGAAGGTTCCAAGGTCCGCCAGAGGAATGGGGGTCTGGGATGCGCCCAGGGGAGCGCTCGGCCACTGGATTGAGATCGAAGACCACCGCATCAAGAATTACCAGCTGGTGGTGCCGAGCACGTGGAACGCTTCTCCTCGCGATGAGAAAAGCGTCAGAGGAACCTATGAGCAGGCCCTGATCGGCACGCCGGTGCCGGATGTGGATAACCCGATTAACCTGGTGCGCATCATCCGCTCGTTTGACCCTTGTTTGGCTTGTGCCATTCACCTGATCGATCCGGAGACAAACGATATCAAGGTCTACAAGGTGGCTTAG
- a CDS encoding 2-oxoacid:acceptor oxidoreductase family protein, giving the protein MLIKTMFTGFGGQGVLSMGLNLAEAAMEEGKYVTYLPAYGLEVRGGTAHCTVAISDEEIASPVASSPDFLVVMNQPSLDRYQNHVHSGGVLFINSSITRTTVTRGDIDIVEVPANAMAEELKSPKSANMIMLGSFCKKSNLVSVNSLFHVLEDTLKSKKSLIEINKKALMAGYNL; this is encoded by the coding sequence ATGCTGATTAAGACGATGTTTACAGGCTTTGGCGGCCAAGGGGTGCTCTCGATGGGCCTCAACCTGGCGGAAGCGGCGATGGAGGAAGGCAAATACGTGACCTACCTGCCCGCTTACGGGCTGGAGGTTCGCGGCGGCACCGCCCATTGCACCGTGGCCATATCCGATGAAGAGATTGCCTCTCCGGTGGCTTCATCCCCCGATTTTCTGGTGGTGATGAATCAACCGTCCCTGGATCGATATCAGAACCATGTGCATTCCGGGGGAGTCCTCTTCATCAATTCTTCGATAACCCGAACCACAGTCACCCGGGGCGATATCGATATCGTTGAAGTCCCTGCCAACGCCATGGCCGAGGAACTCAAGAGCCCCAAATCGGCCAATATGATCATGCTGGGATCCTTCTGCAAGAAGAGCAATCTGGTTTCGGTCAATTCCCTGTTCCACGTGCTGGAAGATACGCTCAAGAGCAAGAAATCGCTGATCGAAATCAACAAGAAAGCGCTGATGGCAGGATATAACTTGTGA
- a CDS encoding CoA transferase, which translates to MTHEETLLGAFRMIDLADEKGVHCSKLFADLGADVIKVEPPEGDRTRRWPPFVHDDPHLDKSLFFLHNNTNKRSVTLNLEHTDGQAILKKLVRKADVLLETSPPGYLKNLGLDYEALKVINPALVMASITPFGQSGPLHHYQSTDLISMAMSGVMQICGNPDGPPLKLGGSQSFPPAALYAASAIMMALYHREVSAVGQYIDISIQEALITFVEDKLAHQFWSLENINMVRSGNNRPAAEPWGIYECKDGWVFLCLASAAEWDTFAQLVSDWGGGDELLDPMYKGPVYSRKHVADIVRSFVSRFVRRFGKKELFAEGLRRGFVILPVNTPEDIARCPQLTHRSFFVEADHAVAGRLSYIGSPLYLDGIRGWNLQRTAPLLGEHNNEVYAGELGMTKDELLTLRHAGVI; encoded by the coding sequence ATGACGCATGAGGAAACATTGCTGGGCGCATTCCGAATGATTGACCTCGCCGATGAGAAGGGGGTCCATTGCAGCAAGCTCTTTGCTGACCTGGGGGCAGATGTCATCAAGGTGGAGCCTCCAGAGGGTGACAGGACCAGGCGATGGCCACCGTTTGTCCATGACGATCCCCATCTGGACAAGAGTCTCTTTTTTTTGCACAACAATACCAACAAGCGAAGCGTCACGTTGAACCTCGAACATACGGATGGGCAGGCCATTCTCAAGAAACTGGTTCGGAAGGCTGATGTTCTGCTGGAGACTTCCCCCCCCGGATACCTCAAAAACCTGGGGCTGGATTACGAAGCGCTCAAAGTGATCAATCCGGCGCTGGTGATGGCTTCGATCACTCCATTCGGACAATCAGGGCCTCTTCACCACTATCAATCCACAGACCTGATCAGCATGGCCATGTCTGGCGTAATGCAAATCTGCGGAAATCCGGATGGTCCCCCGTTGAAATTGGGAGGCAGTCAGTCTTTTCCACCGGCAGCCTTATATGCAGCATCCGCCATCATGATGGCCCTGTACCATCGAGAGGTCTCCGCGGTTGGGCAATATATAGACATTTCGATACAGGAGGCGCTTATCACCTTTGTGGAAGATAAGTTGGCCCATCAGTTCTGGAGCCTGGAGAATATAAACATGGTCCGTAGCGGAAACAACAGACCTGCTGCGGAACCTTGGGGCATCTACGAGTGTAAAGACGGATGGGTCTTTCTCTGCCTTGCGTCCGCTGCAGAATGGGATACGTTCGCTCAGTTGGTAAGTGACTGGGGTGGAGGGGATGAACTGCTTGATCCCATGTACAAAGGGCCGGTATACAGCCGTAAGCACGTTGCAGATATTGTAAGGAGCTTCGTGAGCCGTTTCGTCCGACGTTTTGGGAAGAAAGAGCTCTTTGCTGAGGGGTTGAGAAGAGGCTTTGTGATTTTGCCCGTCAACACACCCGAGGATATAGCCCGTTGTCCTCAACTGACTCACCGAAGCTTTTTCGTCGAAGCAGACCACGCGGTGGCAGGCCGGTTGAGCTATATCGGTTCGCCTCTGTATCTGGATGGGATAAGAGGTTGGAACTTGCAGCGAACTGCCCCTCTTCTCGGTGAACACAATAATGAAGTGTACGCCGGGGAACTTGGAATGACAAAGGATGAATTACTCACGCTACGACACGCCGGGGTTATATAG
- a CDS encoding thiamine pyrophosphate-dependent enzyme: MKPVQFHYCAGCGHSIAHRLVGEVIDEMNLRDIAVGIPGVGCCVFAYNYFDVDMAEVAHGRGMAVATGMKRVNPEAIVFTYQGDGDLCAIGIAETIHAANRGENLTTIFINNAIYGMTGGQMAPTTLLSQKTTTTPLGRNAAKEGSPIKMSEMLALLDGTVYLERTAVNSPANIRKTKKAIRKAFQAQIDGLGFSMVEVLSPCPTNWKMEPLDSWKWIDKEMVKVFPLGVIKDTTGKKEDAD, from the coding sequence ATGAAGCCAGTCCAGTTCCACTACTGCGCCGGGTGCGGTCACTCCATTGCGCACCGGCTTGTCGGCGAGGTGATCGATGAGATGAACCTCCGGGACATCGCGGTTGGAATTCCCGGCGTCGGATGCTGCGTCTTTGCCTACAACTATTTTGATGTCGACATGGCCGAAGTAGCGCACGGCAGGGGAATGGCAGTGGCCACCGGTATGAAGAGGGTCAATCCCGAGGCCATCGTCTTCACCTACCAGGGAGACGGCGATCTCTGCGCCATCGGCATTGCCGAGACCATCCATGCCGCCAACCGGGGAGAGAATCTGACCACCATTTTCATCAATAACGCCATCTACGGAATGACCGGCGGACAGATGGCTCCGACCACACTGTTGAGCCAGAAGACCACCACCACCCCTTTGGGCAGGAATGCGGCCAAAGAGGGAAGCCCTATCAAAATGAGCGAAATGCTGGCTCTGCTTGATGGCACAGTATATCTTGAGCGGACGGCGGTCAATTCTCCGGCCAATATCCGCAAGACCAAGAAGGCCATTCGAAAGGCATTCCAGGCGCAGATCGATGGCCTGGGGTTTTCCATGGTGGAGGTTCTTTCTCCGTGTCCCACCAACTGGAAGATGGAACCTCTGGACTCCTGGAAGTGGATCGATAAGGAGATGGTCAAGGTCTTTCCGCTGGGCGTAATCAAAGATACAACCGGGAAGAAAGAAGATGCTGATTAA
- a CDS encoding ACT domain-containing protein, which translates to MTTVRQISMTLENEPGQFLRVSEFLGYEGINIRALAAGDLSDVSNVRFITDNPDKTLNVLKSRGYTVRERDVIAVEVPDHPGALQAVLKPLANAGINIQSIYTYLGRGESGQPIVILSVDKIEETLKVLKKNWVTTYGRELYAL; encoded by the coding sequence ATGACTACGGTAAGACAGATTTCCATGACGCTGGAGAATGAGCCGGGCCAGTTTCTGCGCGTGAGCGAGTTTCTGGGATATGAAGGGATCAACATCCGGGCTCTGGCGGCAGGCGATCTTTCCGATGTCAGTAACGTGCGGTTCATCACCGATAATCCCGATAAGACCCTCAATGTGCTCAAGAGCCGCGGCTATACTGTGCGCGAGCGTGATGTGATCGCAGTGGAAGTCCCCGACCATCCCGGCGCGCTTCAAGCAGTGCTCAAACCCTTAGCCAATGCCGGAATCAACATCCAGTCCATTTACACCTACCTAGGCAGGGGAGAGAGCGGCCAACCCATTGTCATCCTCAGCGTGGACAAGATTGAAGAAACATTGAAGGTTCTCAAAAAGAACTGGGTGACCACCTACGGGCGAGAGCTTTACGCGCTGTAG
- a CDS encoding glycerophosphodiester phosphodiesterase → MAKILRIGHTGAGVYAPPNTLRSFELALQFGVDMVEFDVRRCRDALVLIHDPYMAASTGVRVNVRDHSLMELRGIDVGHGEVIPTLHEAVSLLKGRAQMNVDLKETGYEGEVLEVLRQHKVLSDVIISSVIPSSLRTLKMLAPEVSLGLSYPPRKRYLTPVASQIIRHILPWRIKGIIAAAHADAVMLRYQFITPEAVTAAHRAGYRVFAWTVDDLPVMRQLEKMGFDGVASNRPDLLARL, encoded by the coding sequence ATGGCGAAGATATTGCGTATCGGACACACAGGGGCGGGAGTGTATGCGCCTCCGAACACATTGCGCTCCTTTGAGCTGGCCCTCCAGTTCGGAGTAGACATGGTTGAATTCGACGTGCGCCGCTGCCGCGACGCACTGGTGCTTATCCATGATCCGTATATGGCGGCGAGCACAGGAGTTCGAGTCAATGTGCGGGATCATTCGTTGATGGAGCTGCGAGGGATTGACGTTGGCCATGGCGAGGTCATCCCAACATTGCATGAAGCCGTCTCGTTGCTCAAAGGCCGGGCACAGATGAACGTCGATCTGAAGGAAACGGGATACGAAGGCGAGGTGCTGGAAGTACTCAGACAACACAAAGTCCTGAGCGATGTGATCATCAGTTCGGTGATTCCATCCAGCCTGCGGACGCTCAAAATGCTGGCCCCTGAGGTATCCCTCGGACTTTCCTATCCCCCGCGAAAACGATACTTGACACCGGTCGCAAGTCAGATCATCCGGCATATCCTGCCCTGGCGTATCAAAGGGATCATTGCAGCCGCTCATGCCGATGCGGTCATGCTGCGGTATCAGTTCATCACCCCGGAGGCGGTAACCGCAGCCCATCGGGCTGGTTACCGGGTCTTTGCCTGGACTGTGGACGACCTGCCGGTGATGCGTCAGCTGGAAAAGATGGGCTTCGATGGGGTGGCCAGCAACCGCCCGGATTTGTTGGCCAGACTATAG
- a CDS encoding muconolactone Delta-isomerase family protein: protein MKFLSFCAMKDVAATSPKSPMRQMLRATLDWIGEQKKIGKVLEAYAIPGGRAVIIWELPDADDAAQTIASIPIGAFMDFEVYALADINATMKAYIENIKEANQ from the coding sequence ATGAAGTTCCTCAGCTTTTGTGCCATGAAAGACGTAGCGGCCACGTCTCCTAAATCGCCCATGAGACAGATGTTAAGGGCGACCCTCGATTGGATCGGGGAACAGAAGAAGATCGGCAAGGTTCTGGAGGCATATGCGATTCCCGGAGGGCGAGCTGTAATCATATGGGAGCTTCCCGATGCAGATGACGCCGCTCAAACGATTGCTTCCATTCCCATCGGTGCGTTCATGGATTTTGAGGTATACGCGCTGGCCGATATAAACGCAACGATGAAAGCCTATATTGAGAACATCAAAGAGGCCAACCAATAA
- a CDS encoding cytochrome b/b6 domain-containing protein, whose protein sequence is MMADLQTQLSRHPIAFRILHEIMMISIFLLIVTGFYIHRPFVEGGGFLMTTARGVHYFFAAILMVTAVTRILCMFIGKNRDWRSFLPTWSDFKLLPGFLLYYALIAKEPKLKKKYNPLQMISYSFVFVMVLFQIVSGFAIQYPNGWLQWFNTGLFNNVVQVRMAHYIVNWAFVLFIMIHVYLTIRESFHEVKEMHLLAKSEEGHPGGKEPIHS, encoded by the coding sequence ATGATGGCTGATTTACAAACGCAACTGAGCAGACATCCGATCGCATTTCGTATCCTTCACGAGATCATGATGATCTCCATCTTCCTGCTGATCGTCACCGGATTTTACATCCATCGTCCTTTTGTTGAAGGCGGCGGATTCCTGATGACCACAGCCCGGGGCGTACACTATTTCTTCGCGGCGATTCTCATGGTCACTGCAGTTACGCGCATTCTGTGTATGTTCATCGGGAAGAACCGGGATTGGCGATCCTTCCTTCCGACCTGGTCCGATTTCAAACTGCTGCCGGGCTTTCTCCTTTATTACGCCCTGATTGCCAAAGAACCAAAGCTCAAAAAGAAGTACAACCCGCTGCAGATGATCTCCTATTCCTTTGTTTTTGTGATGGTCCTCTTCCAGATCGTCAGCGGCTTTGCCATCCAGTATCCCAATGGCTGGCTGCAATGGTTCAACACCGGCCTCTTCAATAATGTTGTTCAGGTGAGGATGGCGCATTACATCGTGAACTGGGCATTCGTCTTGTTCATCATGATTCATGTGTATTTGACCATCCGGGAGTCCTTCCATGAAGTGAAGGAAATGCACCTGCTTGCCAAGTCCGAAGAGGGCCATCCCGGCGGCAAGGAGCCAATTCATTCATGA
- a CDS encoding CoA transferase → MTKGTLNGVRVLEVSLYVATPLCGRILASQGAEVIRVSSSKAIDSSWRGGPEPAGSVVPDFEAGKRHVALDLHTPEGKTVASKLIEKCDVLISNIGHEALRNFGLDYQSVREIKPDIVMVWGSAMGSEGPYAKNKAYGAALTSMAGLVHMTGFPDGPPTWNGTAFADFHSATYMSFLAVAALAKRRRTRQGVFIEVPLYEMSISCFAVEIMDYLANGRVANRIGNRSPFASPHGAYPCKGDDRWCVIAASTDEHWEALCTILGNPAWTKQTKFADLAGRIRNAADLDQLISEWSMSQSAEEIMEKMQKGGIPAGIVSKCSDLVESSHLKQRNFYQETMYPVYPFDRDASFAGPSLAMPVPVNFSETPCTFGPTGRIPEDNDYVYGQLLGMSENEIKRLTDEGVFK, encoded by the coding sequence ATGACCAAAGGCACATTGAACGGAGTACGAGTTCTTGAGGTAAGCCTATATGTCGCCACTCCTCTCTGCGGTCGCATACTGGCAAGTCAGGGAGCCGAGGTGATCAGGGTTTCTTCTTCTAAGGCAATTGATTCTTCATGGAGAGGAGGGCCTGAGCCTGCAGGGAGCGTCGTCCCCGATTTTGAGGCAGGAAAACGGCATGTGGCTTTGGATTTGCACACCCCTGAAGGCAAGACAGTGGCCAGCAAACTGATAGAGAAGTGTGATGTTCTGATCTCCAATATCGGCCATGAGGCGCTGCGTAACTTCGGGCTGGATTACCAATCGGTCAGGGAAATCAAACCGGACATCGTTATGGTGTGGGGTTCGGCCATGGGAAGTGAGGGGCCTTACGCTAAGAACAAGGCTTACGGAGCAGCCTTGACCTCCATGGCCGGCCTGGTTCACATGACCGGTTTCCCTGACGGGCCACCGACATGGAATGGAACGGCATTTGCTGATTTCCATTCGGCCACTTATATGTCCTTTCTGGCGGTAGCAGCTCTTGCCAAGAGGCGACGTACGCGACAAGGTGTGTTCATTGAGGTTCCGCTTTATGAGATGTCCATCAGCTGTTTTGCCGTTGAGATCATGGACTATCTGGCCAATGGCCGCGTGGCCAATCGGATCGGCAATCGATCCCCGTTCGCTTCTCCTCATGGAGCCTATCCCTGCAAAGGTGATGATCGATGGTGCGTCATTGCCGCTTCCACCGATGAACACTGGGAAGCTCTCTGCACCATCCTCGGCAATCCGGCTTGGACAAAGCAAACCAAGTTCGCTGACCTGGCCGGCAGAATCCGAAATGCCGCCGATCTGGATCAGTTGATTTCCGAGTGGAGCATGAGCCAAAGTGCCGAGGAGATAATGGAGAAAATGCAAAAAGGCGGAATACCTGCAGGGATCGTCTCCAAGTGTTCCGATCTTGTTGAAAGTTCTCACTTAAAACAGAGGAACTTCTATCAGGAAACGATGTATCCGGTTTATCCTTTTGATCGGGACGCTTCTTTTGCTGGCCCCTCTTTGGCAATGCCGGTACCCGTCAACTTCTCGGAGACACCCTGCACGTTCGGACCAACCGGTCGGATTCCCGAAGATAATGACTATGTCTATGGGCAACTGCTGGGGATGTCCGAAAACGAGATCAAAAGACTGACCGATGAAGGTGTTTTTAAATGA